From a single Ooceraea biroi isolate clonal line C1 chromosome 12, Obir_v5.4, whole genome shotgun sequence genomic region:
- the LOC105286132 gene encoding uncharacterized protein LOC105286132 isoform X2, with product MTRKGLLLLLSLAVLKESSTFSTEKDESAHQKSHHRQKRVLWFTNDGRIALPPGTIMTITPTLALPFVRNPPYGFLSNMTISLPFTIDFDKLGLTDNENPYGALPPAFDRKLKSRQAGMMMADFIAAFIKRRLHKRDMSEVPKNAFHGGERALLYGTAEDMLTTLGMNGKACLLRAICEVQGHSLNNFGLIGEMLKLFFTASRSPFANLLNEYVEAENRGKFHGECWPYFKDCPKSLFLPSNKYQKDSVHDEENERDEHWNEISNDFDEEPLVRISERSAKNAVHSM from the exons ATGACACGGAAAGGGCTTCTGCTACTGCTCAGCCTGGCCGTGCTGAAAGAATCCTCCACATTCAGCACCGAGAAGGACGAATCCGCTCATCAGAAGTCACATCATAGACAGAAAAGGGTTCTTTGGTTCACGAACGATGGACGAATCGCGTTGCCGCCCGGCACCATCATGACAATCACGCCGACTTTGGCGTTACCCTTCGTCAGGAATCCACCCTACGGTTTCCTCAGCAATATGACTATCAGTCTGCCATTTACAA TCGACTTCGACAAACTGGGTTTGACGGATAACGAGAATCCCTACGGTGCTCTGCCACCGGCCTTCGACAGGAAGCTGAAGAGCCGACAGGCCGGTATGATGATGGCTGATTTCATCGCAGCATTTATCAAACGCAGATTGCACAAGCGGGACATGTCGGAGGTGCCGAAAAATGCATTCCACGGCGGCGAACGGGCCTTGCTGTACGGCACCGCCGAGGACATGTTGACCACTTTGGGAATGAACGGGAAAGCGTGCCTATTAAGGGCGATCTGTGAAGTTCAGGGGCACTCCCTAAACAATTTCGGTCTCATCGGCGAAATGCTGAAATTATTCTTCAC TGCCAGTCGGTCACCGTTTGCGAATCTCCTCAACGAGTACGTCGAGGCAGAGAATCGCGGGAAATTTCACGGCGAATGTTGGCCTTACTTCAAGGATTGTCCAAAATCGTTGTTTCTCCCATCCAACAAATATCA GAAGGATTCGGTGCACGACGAAGAGAATGAAAGGGACGAACATTGGAATGAAATATCAAATGACTTCGACGAGGAACCCCTCGTGAGGATATCGGAACGAAGCGCAAAAAATGCTGTACACTCTATGTAA
- the LOC113563122 gene encoding uncharacterized protein LOC113563122, with product MASIIDLPEDVIENILGCNGICIRDIVNLSATCKHLYHLIENNAIWRHQFNQKYFSIWPDLKTICKKEIFKGYLDFKELITIRINHKKQLRPFLARISEKHYYGFYESLSENVTWHTWLNVCRHDNYTNEVIVQEKEFNSFKWDETYELLFPNGRANKFTRTVTEFRHKNDLTNRYYGKELLLYMKHYHLKTVWQNFRKRPAKEQLLEGAATFVAQWFQPEKNISYCHIARELDKITQQTMEDLEIENFRHPIFFALYQQLSFWKFHNIEENQWNNSDGRQILDVLCRIFFCRRKQSQFHAYRLPVECWGPLFLREYLFVNYVLEEKKGSTVLVAIIFQSIARRLGIRCDLLYFPMLSDRKDYEYLLKWKPKWNVTNSNDDQYFYIDILGSGALRDINDWPEICETTALPISADEYCKINSLELLLDFSYRLVVAKSAVHQPGVYVPGHDHEDITCLNKEDRWFLALVDLIKEEEEYLSISLSSEIYNESRIINFAEDKITTRFGSKSVKHERFTLKPKKRAAGMKFAVGMIAKLVRSNELVSLEEVDTPEPICSDIVGKYFCEFRDTYYMPNEVLAKEYSDDVLYLVSEL from the exons ATGGCATCGATAATAGACCTTCCCGAGGATGTAATAGAGAACATTCTCGGTTGTAACGGTATCTGTATTCGAGATATCGTGAATTTATCTGCCACGTGCAAGCATTTGTATCACCTGATCGAGAACAACGCAATTTGGCGACACCAGTTCAACCAGaagtatttttctat atggCCTGATTTGAAAACCATttgcaaaaaagaaatttttaaaggaTATCTAGATTTTAAAGAATTGATAACAATAAGAATAAAccataaaaaacaattacggCCATTTTTGGCACGTATAAGCGAAAAACATTACTACGGTTTTTATGAGTCCTTAAGTGAAAATGTTACTTGGCACACCTGGTTGAACGTTTGCCGTCATGATAATTACACCAACGAAGTAATTGTCcaggaaaaagaatttaattcatTCAAATGGGATGAGacatatgaattattatttcctaaTGGACGAGCTAACAAGTTTACTCGAACGGTCACGGAG ttcagGCATAAGAACGATTTAACAAATAGGTATTACGGAAAAGAGCttctattatatatgaaaCATTACCATTTGAAAACCGTGTGGCAGAACTTTAGAAAGCGCCCTGCTAAAGAGCAGCTCCTGGAAGGGGCGGCAACGTTTGTCGCACAATGGTTCCaaccagaaaaaaatatatcttactgCCATATAGCAAGGGAGTTGGATAAAATCACACAACAGACAATGGAAGATCTTGAAATTGAGAATTTCAGACATCCAATATTCTTCGCATTGTATCAACAACTCTCGTTTTGGAAATTCCATAATATCGAAGAAAATCAATGGAACAACAGTGATGGAAGACAGATTCTAGACGTTCTGTGCAGGATATTCTTCTGTCGACGGAAACAATCACAGTTTCACGCATATCGCCTTCCAGTTGAATGTTGGGGACCACTCTTCCTTCGAGAATACCTATTTGTGAATTAC GtcttagaagaaaaaaaaggttcCACTGTATTGGTAGCAATCATATTCCAAAGTATTGCCAGAAGACTTGGAATACGCTGTGATCTACTATATTTTCCTATGCTTTCTGATCGGAAGGACTATGAGTACTTATTAAAATGGAAGCCAAAATG gaATGTAACAAATTCTAATGATGaccagtatttttatatcgatattttggGAAGTGGAGCCTTACGAGATATAAATGACTGGCCCGAAATTTGTGAAACTACAGCGCTTCCAATTAGTGCTGATGAATACTGCAAAATAAATTCCTTAGAG CTGTTACTAGATTTCAGTTATCGCTTGGTAGTAGCAAAAAGTGCAGTTCATCAACCTGGTGTTTATGTGCCTGGCCATGATCATGAAGACATCACATGCCTGAATAAAGAGGATCGGTGGTTTTTGGCACTTGTGGATTtgataaaagaagaagaggaatatTTGAGTATCTCA CTAAGCTCCGAGATATATAACGAAAGCAGAATCATCAACTTTGCAGAGGATAAGATAACCACCAGATTTGGAAGTAAG TCAGTTAAACATGAAAGATTCACACTCAAACCAAAAAAGAGGGCAGCGGGAATGAAATTTGCAGTAGGAATGATCGCGAAACTTGTCCGTTCAAATGAGCTAG tGAGTTTAGAGGAAGTAGATACGCCGGAACCCATCTGTAGCGATATAGTTGGCAAATACTTTTGTGAGTTCAGAGACACATATTATATGCCAAACGAGGTCCTAGCAAAAGAATATTCAGATGACGTATTGTATTTAGTTAGTGAATTGTAA
- the LOC105286134 gene encoding E3 ubiquitin-protein ligase RNF34 isoform X1, giving the protein MSPLRRACKHYYSLNRTTHVGSYVAYVSAVSRPAKVSRLRPKSFSRSTTPGRHRVPEQDGLRGVQCQVYLVQEKIYLLANFQKQCMDCLRYFCSECVIKRLGKVFTCDSCGILSRRPLVKNQIRQMRSRDLRQYLVAKKVSVKGCVEKEDLVHLLMLFANGTDPCLNTDYNRSNRTQNAEEPQVDPSVNATESMPNVSTANGEPDEDAQTRMQRDQARQDVEMEEAASESEGSPIISVPLSSDNEIPEPIEPPRSESFEIEEVLEGDGAPTAEPGDTAEPVITEHVEVVSEASSEKKSDMVTEIPTWSDRVQLSDIKEASDLQYLSVKQLKNLLSINRVDYKGCIERQELLNRVSRLWHDHYMHSKQDVEKLSEEELCKICWDAPIECVILECGHMACCINCGKQMSECPICKQYVVRVVRFFKA; this is encoded by the exons ATGTCGCCACTACGACGTGCGTGCAAGCATTATTATTCACTTAATCGTACGACACACGTGGGATCGTACGTGGCGTACGTTTCCGCAGTTTCACGTCCCGCAAAGGTCTCACGTTTGCGCCCGAAATCATTTTCCAGGTCGACGACACCAGGGCGGCACCGTGTCCCCGAGCAAGATGGCTTGCGAGGCGTGCAGTGCCAAGTTTACCTTGTTCAAGAGAAAA TTTACTTGTTGGCAAATTTTCAGAAGCAATGCATGGACTGCTTGAGGTACTTCTGTTCCGAGTGTGTGATCAAACGACTGGGCAAAGTGTTCACTTGTGACAGTTGTGGCATACTCTCGAGGAGGCCACTGGTGAAAAATCAGATCAGGCAGATGCGTTCAAGAGATCTGCGCCAATACCTCGTAGCAAAGAAGGTCTCTGTCAAGGGATGCGTTG aaaaagagGATTTGGTGCATCTACTAATGCTCTTTGCTAATGGAACTGACCCTTGCTTGAATACTGATTACAATAGAAGCAACAGGACACAAAATGCTGAAGAGCCACA AGTTGATCCCTCCGTGAACGCAACGGAGAGCATGCCGAATGTCAGCACCGCGAACGGCGAACCGGACGAGGATGCACAGACGAGGATGCAGCGCGATCAAGCACGTCAGGATGTCGAAATGGAGGAAGCAGCGAGCGAGAGTGAGGGCAGTCCGATTATCAGCGTTCCACTCAGTAGCGACAACGAAATACCCGAACCGATAGAACCGCCGAGGAGCGAGAGCTTCGAGATAGAGGAAGTGTTGGAGGGCGACGGCGCACCGACAGCCGAGCCTGGCGATACCGCGGAGCCAGTAATTACCGAGCACGTGGAAGTCGTTTCCGAGGCGTCGAGTGAGAAAAAGTCTGACATGGTCACGGAAATTCCCAcg TGGTCGGACAGAGTACAATTGTCGGATATAAAGGAGGCGTCGGACCTGCAATACCTAAGCGTGAAACAGTTGAAAAATCTGCTGAGTATAAATCGGGTGGACTACAAGGGCTGCATCGAGAGGCAGGAATTGCTGAATCGAGTGTCCAGACTGTGGCACGACCACTACATGCACTCTAAGCAGG ATGTGGAGAAGCTAAGCGAGGAGGAGCTGTGCAAGATCTGTTGGGACGCGCCGATCGAATGCGTGATTCTGGAATGCGGGCACATGGCGTGCTGCATCAATTGCGGCAAGCAGATGTCCGAGTGCCCGATATGTAAACAGTACGTCGTCCGCGTCGTGCGGTTCTTCAAGGCTTGA
- the LOC105286134 gene encoding E3 ubiquitin-protein ligase RNF34 isoform X2, giving the protein MSPLRRRRHQGGTVSPSKMACEACSAKFTLFKRKKQCMDCLRYFCSECVIKRLGKVFTCDSCGILSRRPLVKNQIRQMRSRDLRQYLVAKKVSVKGCVEKEDLVHLLMLFANGTDPCLNTDYNRSNRTQNAEEPQVDPSVNATESMPNVSTANGEPDEDAQTRMQRDQARQDVEMEEAASESEGSPIISVPLSSDNEIPEPIEPPRSESFEIEEVLEGDGAPTAEPGDTAEPVITEHVEVVSEASSEKKSDMVTEIPTWSDRVQLSDIKEASDLQYLSVKQLKNLLSINRVDYKGCIERQELLNRVSRLWHDHYMHSKQDVEKLSEEELCKICWDAPIECVILECGHMACCINCGKQMSECPICKQYVVRVVRFFKA; this is encoded by the exons ATGTCGCCACTACGAC GTCGACGACACCAGGGCGGCACCGTGTCCCCGAGCAAGATGGCTTGCGAGGCGTGCAGTGCCAAGTTTACCTTGTTCAAGAGAAAA AAGCAATGCATGGACTGCTTGAGGTACTTCTGTTCCGAGTGTGTGATCAAACGACTGGGCAAAGTGTTCACTTGTGACAGTTGTGGCATACTCTCGAGGAGGCCACTGGTGAAAAATCAGATCAGGCAGATGCGTTCAAGAGATCTGCGCCAATACCTCGTAGCAAAGAAGGTCTCTGTCAAGGGATGCGTTG aaaaagagGATTTGGTGCATCTACTAATGCTCTTTGCTAATGGAACTGACCCTTGCTTGAATACTGATTACAATAGAAGCAACAGGACACAAAATGCTGAAGAGCCACA AGTTGATCCCTCCGTGAACGCAACGGAGAGCATGCCGAATGTCAGCACCGCGAACGGCGAACCGGACGAGGATGCACAGACGAGGATGCAGCGCGATCAAGCACGTCAGGATGTCGAAATGGAGGAAGCAGCGAGCGAGAGTGAGGGCAGTCCGATTATCAGCGTTCCACTCAGTAGCGACAACGAAATACCCGAACCGATAGAACCGCCGAGGAGCGAGAGCTTCGAGATAGAGGAAGTGTTGGAGGGCGACGGCGCACCGACAGCCGAGCCTGGCGATACCGCGGAGCCAGTAATTACCGAGCACGTGGAAGTCGTTTCCGAGGCGTCGAGTGAGAAAAAGTCTGACATGGTCACGGAAATTCCCAcg TGGTCGGACAGAGTACAATTGTCGGATATAAAGGAGGCGTCGGACCTGCAATACCTAAGCGTGAAACAGTTGAAAAATCTGCTGAGTATAAATCGGGTGGACTACAAGGGCTGCATCGAGAGGCAGGAATTGCTGAATCGAGTGTCCAGACTGTGGCACGACCACTACATGCACTCTAAGCAGG ATGTGGAGAAGCTAAGCGAGGAGGAGCTGTGCAAGATCTGTTGGGACGCGCCGATCGAATGCGTGATTCTGGAATGCGGGCACATGGCGTGCTGCATCAATTGCGGCAAGCAGATGTCCGAGTGCCCGATATGTAAACAGTACGTCGTCCGCGTCGTGCGGTTCTTCAAGGCTTGA
- the LOC105286134 gene encoding E3 ubiquitin-protein ligase rififylin isoform X3: MSPLRRACKHYYSLNRTTHVGSYVAYVSAVSRPAKVSRLRPKSFSRSTTPGRHRVPEQDGLRGVQCQVYLVQEKIYLLANFQKQCMDCLRYFCSECVIKRLGKVFTCDSCGILSRRPLVKNQIRQMRSRDLRQYLVAKKVSVKGCVEKEDLVHLLMLFANGTDPCLNTDYNRSNRTQNAEEPQVDPSVNATESMPNVSTANGEPDEDAQTRMQRDQARQDVEMEEAASESEGSPIISVPLSSDNEIPEPIEPPRSESFEIEEVLEGDGAPTAEPGDTAEPVITEHVEVVSEASSEKKSDMVTEIPTVRARIVVGQSTIVGYKGGVGPAIPKRETVEKSAEYKSGGLQGLHREAGIAESSVQTVARPLHAL; encoded by the exons ATGTCGCCACTACGACGTGCGTGCAAGCATTATTATTCACTTAATCGTACGACACACGTGGGATCGTACGTGGCGTACGTTTCCGCAGTTTCACGTCCCGCAAAGGTCTCACGTTTGCGCCCGAAATCATTTTCCAGGTCGACGACACCAGGGCGGCACCGTGTCCCCGAGCAAGATGGCTTGCGAGGCGTGCAGTGCCAAGTTTACCTTGTTCAAGAGAAAA TTTACTTGTTGGCAAATTTTCAGAAGCAATGCATGGACTGCTTGAGGTACTTCTGTTCCGAGTGTGTGATCAAACGACTGGGCAAAGTGTTCACTTGTGACAGTTGTGGCATACTCTCGAGGAGGCCACTGGTGAAAAATCAGATCAGGCAGATGCGTTCAAGAGATCTGCGCCAATACCTCGTAGCAAAGAAGGTCTCTGTCAAGGGATGCGTTG aaaaagagGATTTGGTGCATCTACTAATGCTCTTTGCTAATGGAACTGACCCTTGCTTGAATACTGATTACAATAGAAGCAACAGGACACAAAATGCTGAAGAGCCACA AGTTGATCCCTCCGTGAACGCAACGGAGAGCATGCCGAATGTCAGCACCGCGAACGGCGAACCGGACGAGGATGCACAGACGAGGATGCAGCGCGATCAAGCACGTCAGGATGTCGAAATGGAGGAAGCAGCGAGCGAGAGTGAGGGCAGTCCGATTATCAGCGTTCCACTCAGTAGCGACAACGAAATACCCGAACCGATAGAACCGCCGAGGAGCGAGAGCTTCGAGATAGAGGAAGTGTTGGAGGGCGACGGCGCACCGACAGCCGAGCCTGGCGATACCGCGGAGCCAGTAATTACCGAGCACGTGGAAGTCGTTTCCGAGGCGTCGAGTGAGAAAAAGTCTGACATGGTCACGGAAATTCCCAcggtacgcgcgcgcatcg TGGTCGGACAGAGTACAATTGTCGGATATAAAGGAGGCGTCGGACCTGCAATACCTAAGCGTGAAACAGTTGAAAAATCTGCTGAGTATAAATCGGGTGGACTACAAGGGCTGCATCGAGAGGCAGGAATTGCTGAATCGAGTGTCCAGACTGTGGCACGACCACTACATGCACTCTAA
- the LOC105286134 gene encoding E3 ubiquitin-protein ligase RNF34 isoform X4, with translation MACEACSAKFTLFKRKKQCMDCLRYFCSECVIKRLGKVFTCDSCGILSRRPLVKNQIRQMRSRDLRQYLVAKKVSVKGCVEKEDLVHLLMLFANGTDPCLNTDYNRSNRTQNAEEPQVDPSVNATESMPNVSTANGEPDEDAQTRMQRDQARQDVEMEEAASESEGSPIISVPLSSDNEIPEPIEPPRSESFEIEEVLEGDGAPTAEPGDTAEPVITEHVEVVSEASSEKKSDMVTEIPTWSDRVQLSDIKEASDLQYLSVKQLKNLLSINRVDYKGCIERQELLNRVSRLWHDHYMHSKQDVEKLSEEELCKICWDAPIECVILECGHMACCINCGKQMSECPICKQYVVRVVRFFKA, from the exons ATGGCTTGCGAGGCGTGCAGTGCCAAGTTTACCTTGTTCAAGAGAAAA AAGCAATGCATGGACTGCTTGAGGTACTTCTGTTCCGAGTGTGTGATCAAACGACTGGGCAAAGTGTTCACTTGTGACAGTTGTGGCATACTCTCGAGGAGGCCACTGGTGAAAAATCAGATCAGGCAGATGCGTTCAAGAGATCTGCGCCAATACCTCGTAGCAAAGAAGGTCTCTGTCAAGGGATGCGTTG aaaaagagGATTTGGTGCATCTACTAATGCTCTTTGCTAATGGAACTGACCCTTGCTTGAATACTGATTACAATAGAAGCAACAGGACACAAAATGCTGAAGAGCCACA AGTTGATCCCTCCGTGAACGCAACGGAGAGCATGCCGAATGTCAGCACCGCGAACGGCGAACCGGACGAGGATGCACAGACGAGGATGCAGCGCGATCAAGCACGTCAGGATGTCGAAATGGAGGAAGCAGCGAGCGAGAGTGAGGGCAGTCCGATTATCAGCGTTCCACTCAGTAGCGACAACGAAATACCCGAACCGATAGAACCGCCGAGGAGCGAGAGCTTCGAGATAGAGGAAGTGTTGGAGGGCGACGGCGCACCGACAGCCGAGCCTGGCGATACCGCGGAGCCAGTAATTACCGAGCACGTGGAAGTCGTTTCCGAGGCGTCGAGTGAGAAAAAGTCTGACATGGTCACGGAAATTCCCAcg TGGTCGGACAGAGTACAATTGTCGGATATAAAGGAGGCGTCGGACCTGCAATACCTAAGCGTGAAACAGTTGAAAAATCTGCTGAGTATAAATCGGGTGGACTACAAGGGCTGCATCGAGAGGCAGGAATTGCTGAATCGAGTGTCCAGACTGTGGCACGACCACTACATGCACTCTAAGCAGG ATGTGGAGAAGCTAAGCGAGGAGGAGCTGTGCAAGATCTGTTGGGACGCGCCGATCGAATGCGTGATTCTGGAATGCGGGCACATGGCGTGCTGCATCAATTGCGGCAAGCAGATGTCCGAGTGCCCGATATGTAAACAGTACGTCGTCCGCGTCGTGCGGTTCTTCAAGGCTTGA